From one Xiphias gladius isolate SHS-SW01 ecotype Sanya breed wild chromosome 12, ASM1685928v1, whole genome shotgun sequence genomic stretch:
- the naa38 gene encoding N-alpha-acetyltransferase 38, NatC auxiliary subunit isoform X2 produces the protein MATMIEENGPSRHARQKLEGLLNKNMRIRMTDGRTLVGLFLCTDRDCNVILGSAQEFLKSTDTFSQGEPRVLGLAMIPGHHVVSIEVEADSLDDTQGFGANH, from the exons ATGGCGACAATGATTGAGGAAAATGGTCCTTCGAgacat GCCCGGCAGAAACTAGAGGGGCTCCTGAATAAGAACATGAGGATCCGCATGACAGATGGACGGACTCTGGTGGGGCTTTTCCTCTGCACAGACCGGGACTGCAATGTCATCCTCGGCTCGGCTCAGGAATTCCTCAAATCCACAG ACACATTCTCACAGGGCGAACCCAGAGTCCTGGGCCTGGCCATGATCCCCGGTCACCACGTGGTATCCATCGAGGTGGAGGCAGACAGCCTGGATGACACACAAGGATTTGGAGCGAACCACTGA
- the naa38 gene encoding N-alpha-acetyltransferase 38, NatC auxiliary subunit isoform X1, with protein MATMIEENGPSRHEQPELSSSSQARQKLEGLLNKNMRIRMTDGRTLVGLFLCTDRDCNVILGSAQEFLKSTDTFSQGEPRVLGLAMIPGHHVVSIEVEADSLDDTQGFGANH; from the exons ATGGCGACAATGATTGAGGAAAATGGTCCTTCGAgacat GAGCAGCCTGAACTGTCCTCATCCTCCCAGGCCCGGCAGAAACTAGAGGGGCTCCTGAATAAGAACATGAGGATCCGCATGACAGATGGACGGACTCTGGTGGGGCTTTTCCTCTGCACAGACCGGGACTGCAATGTCATCCTCGGCTCGGCTCAGGAATTCCTCAAATCCACAG ACACATTCTCACAGGGCGAACCCAGAGTCCTGGGCCTGGCCATGATCCCCGGTCACCACGTGGTATCCATCGAGGTGGAGGCAGACAGCCTGGATGACACACAAGGATTTGGAGCGAACCACTGA